In a single window of the Clarias gariepinus isolate MV-2021 ecotype Netherlands chromosome 16, CGAR_prim_01v2, whole genome shotgun sequence genome:
- the LOC128544045 gene encoding uncharacterized protein LOC128544045 → MDLFHTAPSNTLINNLQIAIPTVVGIIISIALCKCLFQCRKMRGDRAQQAQASARAPEPPPAVYTIPNSPTQEQEQRHGPPQYNLPQQYPPPPAYNELMLKPDFPSVPPPAYTEVIGSPINPSAPGQITPSCPPLPQ, encoded by the exons ATGGATTTATTTCATACAGCGCCCTCAAACACTTTGATTAACAATTTGCA GATCGCCATCCCGACAGTCGTTGGGATTATAATCAGCATAGCTTTGTGTAAATGTCTCTTTCAATGTCGAAAGATGAGAGGTGATCGGGCACAGCAGGCACAAGCATCAGCACGTGCTCCGGAACCTCCTCCGGCCGTCTACACCATCCCCAATTCACCAACTCAAGAACAAGAACAACGACATGGACCACCGCAGTACAACCTGCCACAGCAGTACCCCCCTCCTCCAGCTTATAACGAG CTGATGCTGAAGCCTGACTTCCCCAGTGTTCCTCCTCCTGCCTATACAGAAGTCATCGGCTCTCCGATCAACCCTTCCGCCCCAGGTCAGATCACTCCATCCTGCCCTCCGCTGCCTCAGTGA
- the LOC128544089 gene encoding uncharacterized protein LOC128544089 — protein sequence MISDSPTMIFLIFQIIIPTLGVIIICLALCKCFYECWKPREHRRQLAQASAHTLEPPPSVYIIPVSQAQEQRHRPTQPQYNLPQQYPPPPAYNQLMPKPDFPSVPPPAYTEVIGSPINPSAPGQITPSRPPLPQ from the exons ATGATTTCAGATTCCCCAACCATGATTTTTCTCATATTCCA GATTATCATCCCGACATTAGGTGTGATTATAATCTGCCTAgctttgtgtaaatgtttctaTGAGTGTTGGAAACCGAGAGAGCATCGGAGACAGCTGGCACAAGCATCAGCACATACTCTGGAACCTCCTCCGTCTGTTTACATCATCCCAGTCTCACAGGCTCAAGAACAACGACATAGACCAACGCAACCGCAGTACAACCTGCCACAGCAATACCCTCCTCCTCCAGCTTATAACCAG CTGATGCCGAAGCCTGACTTCCCCAGTGTTCCTCCTCCTGCCTATACAGAAGTCATCGGCTCTCCGATCAACCCTTCCGCCCCAGGTCAGATCACTCCATCCCGCCCTCCGCTGCCTCAGTGA
- the LOC128545081 gene encoding uncharacterized protein LOC128545081: protein MDLLNLFSPPPFFRIFKIVFPIIFGIIFCIILCRCFFTCRKTGEDRRQLAQASARALEPPPAVYTIPVLRPQVQRHRPPRYNLPQQCPPPPAYIELMPKPDFPSVPPPAYTEVIGSPVNPSAPGQITPSCPPLPQ from the exons ATGGATTTATTGAATCTCTTCTCTCCACCACCTTTTTTTCGCATTTTtaa GATCGTCTTCCCAATAATCTTTGGGATCATATTCTGCATAATTTTGTGTAGATGTTTCTTTACGTGTCGGAAAACGGGAGAGGATCGGAGACAGCTGGCACAAGCGTCAGCACGTGCTCTGGAACCTCCTCCGGCCGTCTACACCATCCCCGTTTTACGGCCTCAAGTACAACGACATAGACCACCGCGGTACAACCTGCCACAGCAGTGCCCCCCTCCTCCAGCTTATATCGAG CTGATGCCGAAGCCTGACTTCCCCAGTGTTCCTCCTCCTGCCTATACAGAAGTCATCGGCTCTCCGGTCAACCCTTCCGCCCCAGGTCAGATCACTCCATCCTGCCCTCCGCTGCCTCAGTGA